The DNA window TTATCGCTACAGATTACCAATACATGTCTACTTTCAATAGAAAAGCTATTTTTTTCAAATGATAGTTCACATAAGTAGCCGTTCAAGTCTCGATAATGCATTTTTTCACCTCAATGCCATAAGAAAAGCGTACACTAAATTTCAGTGTACGCTTGTATAATTCTATCTTACTTCTTTTCGCCCAAGAATGCTGATAACATCCAAGAATGTTTTTCAAGGTTTTGATGAATGGCATTCAACATGTCTTCTGTCATGTCGTCACCATCTTCAGCTGCCAAATGCATTCCTTTTTTCAGTGATTTCATAATTTTATCGTAATCACTCACAACAGTATCTACCATTTCCTCAGCCGACTCCTTGCTATTCGCTTCTTCGATCACAGAAAGCGCTAGCTGTTCTTTCATTGTAGCGACCGGCTTTCCACCAAGCGCTAATAACCGTTCTGCAATCTCATCCATATGCAATGTCGCTTCATTGTATAATTCCTCAAATTTTACGTGCA is part of the Planococcus kocurii genome and encodes:
- a CDS encoding Dps family protein gives rise to the protein MSNELNQELNVQVATWSVAYTKLHNFHWYVKGPSFFTLHVKFEELYNEATLHMDEIAERLLALGGKPVATMKEQLALSVIEEANSKESAEEMVDTVVSDYDKIMKSLKKGMHLAAEDGDDMTEDMLNAIHQNLEKHSWMLSAFLGEKK